AAGAAAGATATATTCTCCTGTTTTAAAAGTAACTTTTTTTCTATTACTAGTAATCATTGGATTACAAGCAACACCTCTTGCATATTCATATGAGCAAAAAGATAAGATATTAGATGGTGAATACTTTACTAGTACAAAATCGGACATTTTCTTAAAATATGATAGCTATTATGTATATTTTCAAAAACTATTTCCTATTGAAAAAAGAGCTGAAAATATACATATTTTTAAAGTTGCTAATAAAGATTTAGTTGAAAGTATTGTTGCTAAAAAAGCATATTTTCAAAATAATAGATGGTATATAATTGATGCAAAAATAACTACAAAACCAAGTGAGATTGATTTTGCTACTTCTAAAATTGTAGTAAAACATGAAAAATTTCTTCATACACTTGAAGGATTTAAACCAAAAATTTTGGATAATGTTTATGAAGAAAAATCTGCATTTTCTATTTTAGATGCAGTATCAGCACTATTATTATTAAAACAACAAGGTATTAATACAGATAAAATTAGAGGTGCTTTGTATTATGAAATAATAGTATCATTTTTTATAATTCCTATTATGATGCTTATATTTGCATATTCTGCATTGAATAGTAGATTTTTTAATGTTGGTAAATTTACTTCTCTTTCAATATTTTTTACATTGATTATTTGGGGAGTATTCTTCTTATTACATAAATTTTCAAATAATGGTACTTTATCACCAGAATTGTCACTTCTATTACCTATGTTTTTGTGGTACACTATATCTTTTATTGTATATAAAAGAAAAACATCTTATTAAAAAAAAGGATATTTAAATATGCCTAACAAACATGTAAAAGCTTATGGAGTAGCTTTATATAAGTTAGAGGATAATAGTATCAAGCTTCTGCTATGTAAATCATCAAAAAGTGAAAATAGATGGGGATTTTTAAAAGGTATGCAACTAAAAGCAGAAACAGCTAAAGAGTGTGCTAAAAGAGAATTCTATGAAGAATCAGGAATAAAAGTTGATATTGAATCTTTTGAAGAGTATTTCGAACAATTAAACAAAGAGAAAGATATTGGTATTTGGCTTGTCAATGCAAAAAATGTTAAAGATTTAGAAATTTACTTTAATGATGAGGGAAAACTTTTTGATAAATTTCTTTCTCCTGAAAATAGTAAAGTTAAATATTTTGATTTAAATAAATTACCAGATTTTAAAAAGAAACAAAAAAGTTTAATCTCAAAGGTTAAGGATTTTTTAGAAAATAAGAATCAACACCATTAGCAATTCCTTCTGCTAATGTTTTTTGGTATCTTTTATTATATAATCTTCTACTTTCCATAGGGTGTGAAATATATCCAACTTCTATTAGAATTGAAGGCATTTGAGCTCCTACAAGAACCCAAAAAGGACCTTCTCTTACTCCGCCATCTTCCACTGATTTATAATGTTTATTTAGCTGATATAGCATATTTTGTTGCACATCAATTGCAAGTTTATTTGATGCTGTGATTTTACTTTGATTAAGTACTGTAAGAAAAGATTTTTTTGTTGCTAAACTCATTGATCTAATGTCACTGCTATTCTCTTTGGCTGCAACTCTTTTTGCTCTTGCACTTCTTGCAGGACTTAGGAAAAATGTCTCAACACCTTTTACTTTACTTGCTTTACTTTTTACAATTGAGTTTGCATGAATAGATATAAATATATCTGCATTTAATTTATTTGCTAAGACAGTTCTATTTCTTACTTTTATAAATTTATCTGTTTTTCTTGTGATATAAGCTTTGTATCCTCTATTTTTTAAGTGCTCGTATAGATATTTTGCAACAGCTAGAACTACATGCTTTTCATATCTTTTGTGTGGACCTACTGCACCTGCATCTTTACCACCATGTCCTGCATCAATTACTACTATTTTTCTTTTATAATCTTCTTGAATAGTTTTAGTTATAGCTTGTTTTTTACTGCTATTATCATTTGTTACTTTTATATTTAAAAATTTAATAATTATTCTTTTATTATTTATAATATAAATTGGTTTTAATTTACTTTTATTTCTAATTTTTAGATGAAGAGTATTTTTATTTTTTTGCATTATATATATTCTATCAATGCCTACAATTGATAGTTTTGTAGGTTTTGCATCTTTAAAAAAACCATTTATATCAAAAAGATATAGATTAGAATATTTAGTTTTATCGATATTATAATCTATGTCTTTTTTTGTAATATGTTTATTAAAATCAATAATAATCATATTTTTTTGAGTGTAAACTTTTTGTATAGAGTTTTTTAAATCAATTTTTTGAGAAATAGGGTCTTTTTTTGCATACGCTTTTTCTAATTTCTCTTTTTGAATAGCTTTCTTTTCTATTTTTTTAAACTCTTTACTCTTTTTTTGAGATAGTTTTTTTAGTTCATTTTTATATTTAGAAGTGTCATAACCAAGTTTTGTTCCATAACTTATTATGTTTTCAAGATGCTTTTTTTCTAAAGCAGTATTATTATCTAATACTGCTCGTAAGTAGCTCATTCTCTCTGAATTATATTTTTCAGAGATAGATGATGCAAATAGATTAAGATTAAATATTATTAAAAAAGATAAAAATATTTTTTTTAAAATAACTATTCTCCCTTAGTTAATTTTTCAATTAGTTCGTGTACTGATATTATTTTATCTATTTTATATCCATTTGTACCTGTGAAAAATAGTCCTGTATCCATATCACCTTGATATGCAGCACCAAGTCTATCTGCAATACAATATCCAACCATTTTTGCTTCTTGTCCTCTATTACAAGGAGCAACGCAGTTGGAAATACAAGCAACTTTTGGTGCAGTTTTTTCTTCAATTGTTTTTTGAAGATTTGTCATTACTGCACGTGCAGGTAAACCTACTGGAGATTTCATAAGTTGAATATCTTCTTCTTTTGCATCAATTAATACTTTTTTCATATTCATATCTGCATCACATTCATGAGTACCTATAAATCTTGTTGCCATTTGAACACCATCACATCCAAGTGCTAAAAATTTATCAATATCATTTTTGTCCCAGATTCCACCTGCAGCAATAATAGGAATATCTCCCCATTTTTTTGCTTCTTCAATTACTGGTCCAACAATATTCTCAAGTTGAAACTCTTCTTGGAAACATTGCTCATAAGTAAATCCTTGGTGACCTCCAGATTTTGGTCCTTCAACAATAATTGCATCAGGAATTTTGTTAAATCTTTTCCATTTTTTACAAATTAGTTTTAATGCTCTTGCACTAGAAACAATTGGAACTAATGCAACATCTGGAAAATCTTTTGTAAATTCTGGCATATTTGTTGGTAAACCAGCACCTGTAATTATAATATTAATTCCAGCTTCACAAGCATCTTTTACAACTCTTCCATAGTCATTAATTGCATGTAAAATATTACAAGCTAAAGGTGCATCTCCACAAATTTTTCTTGCATTTTTAATTATAGTACTTAGTGCTTCTTTAGAGTAGAAATTTAATACATCAACAGGTTTATTTTTTTTAGTTTTTATTGAGAACTCATCACTTTTATAATAACCAGTCCCAACTGCTGAAATAACTCCTAAAGCTCCTTCTTTACTTACTGATCCTGCTAGTCTATCCCAACTAATACCTACACCCATTCCACCCTGGATAATTGGATGTTTTATATCATACTTTCCTATTCTCAATACTAGCCCTTTATCTATTTTATTTTAATCTTTGCAAAATTCTTTTTACCTTTTTGTAAAATAAATTCTCCAGATTTTAAATTAAGTTTTTCATCAGTTACTTTTTCTTGGTCAATCTTCACAGCACCCGCTTTAATATCTCTTCTTGCTTGCGAAGTTGAATTAACAAGATTTGCATCAACTAATGCTTGACAAATCCAAATATCTTCAGCCATCTCAAATTCTGGCATATCAGTAGGAATGTCTTTTTTTGCAAATACTTTCTCAAATTCAGCTTTTGCAATTTCACCTGAACCCTCACCATGGTATCTCTCTACAATTTCCATAGCAAGTTCTTCTTTTACTACTTTAGGGTGTAAAGTCTCATTTTTTACACCATTTTTTAAATCTTCAATTTCTTGAAGTGTTTTAGTAGATAGAAGTTCAAAATATCTCCACATTAAATCATCAGAAATTGATAATATTTTACCAAACATATCATTTGCTTTATCTGTAACACCAATATAGTTTCCTAAAGATTTAGACATTTTTTGTACTCCATCTAAACCTTCAAGGATAGGCATCATTAATACAGCTTGTTGTTTTTTACAATTATATGCTTTTTGTAAAGTTCTACCCATAAGTAAATTGAATTTTTGGTCTGTTCCACCCATCTCAATATCTGTACCCATTGCAACTGAATCATAACCTTGAAGTAAAGGATACATGAATTCACTTACAGCAATTGGCGTATTTGAACTATATCTTTTTGAAAAGTCATCTCTTTCTAGCATTCTTGCAACTGTTAGGTTTGATGCAAGTGAAATTAAACCAGCTGTTCCTAACTCTTTTAACCACTCTGAGTTAAATTTTACTTGAGTTTTTTCAGGGTCTAATATTTTAAATACTTGCTCTTTATATGTTTCTGCATTTTCTAGAACTTGTTCACTACTTAAAACTTTTCTAGTTTCACTTTTTCCAGTTGGATCTCCAATTGTTGCAGTGAAATCTCCAATAAGAAATTGAACTATTCCTCCAAATTTTTGAAATGTCGCCATTTTTTGCATTAAAACAGTATGTCCTAAGTGTAAATCTGGTGCAGTTGGATCAAAACCTGCCTTTACATAGAAGTTTTCACCTTTTTCATAATAATTTCTAACTAATTTTTCAATTGATTCAATATCTATTATTTCAGCACAACCTCTTTGTATTTCTAATAGTGCATTTTTAATTTTTTGTTCCATTTTTCCTCTTTTACTTTACTTATTTGTTATATGCATCTTTTTTTGAAGTAAACTCAATAACTTTTGCTTTTTGTTCAACTATCTTTCTTACTTCTTCCACATTTGAATTATTTATTTCAAATTCAATATCGCAGTATTGTCTGTAAGAGTGTTTTTCTCTACCATAATCAACACTTAAAATATAACCTTCATATTTTGACATATACATTAATAGTTTTGCCAATTCACCTTTTGTATTAGCTAAAGAAACAACCATCTTATATGGGTATAACGTATCTTTTGTCCACTTACAAAATAGCATATTATGTTTTGATTTTATTTTTTTATATGCCTTATCACACATTTTATGATGGATAATTGCTTTGTTTCCACTTTTAAAAGCAACTATATCATCACCAAATTTAGGATGACAACAGTGGTCGAATAATACTGAATTTATACTAAAATTTGAATATATTAAAATATTATCAAACTTATGAGTTTTTAACTTACTAGCAAGAATTTTAAATCTTG
The window above is part of the Arcobacter sp. CECT 8986 genome. Proteins encoded here:
- a CDS encoding LptF/LptG family permease; protein product: MSILTKYILQKYLKSFFIVLVSLQLFFVGIDFFQNVKNLPDSANLQLLYLFYNSFFTLTLTLPLSLVFGWILTLVILIKGNELVAFTALGVSKRKIYSPVLKVTFFLLLVIIGLQATPLAYSYEQKDKILDGEYFTSTKSDIFLKYDSYYVYFQKLFPIEKRAENIHIFKVANKDLVESIVAKKAYFQNNRWYIIDAKITTKPSEIDFATSKIVVKHEKFLHTLEGFKPKILDNVYEEKSAFSILDAVSALLLLKQQGINTDKIRGALYYEIIVSFFIIPIMMLIFAYSALNSRFFNVGKFTSLSIFFTLIIWGVFFLLHKFSNNGTLSPELSLLLPMFLWYTISFIVYKRKTSY
- a CDS encoding NUDIX domain-containing protein, which produces MPNKHVKAYGVALYKLEDNSIKLLLCKSSKSENRWGFLKGMQLKAETAKECAKREFYEESGIKVDIESFEEYFEQLNKEKDIGIWLVNAKNVKDLEIYFNDEGKLFDKFLSPENSKVKYFDLNKLPDFKKKQKSLISKVKDFLENKNQHH
- a CDS encoding N-acetylmuramoyl-L-alanine amidase family protein, which gives rise to MSYLRAVLDNNTALEKKHLENIISYGTKLGYDTSKYKNELKKLSQKKSKEFKKIEKKAIQKEKLEKAYAKKDPISQKIDLKNSIQKVYTQKNMIIIDFNKHITKKDIDYNIDKTKYSNLYLFDINGFFKDAKPTKLSIVGIDRIYIMQKNKNTLHLKIRNKSKLKPIYIINNKRIIIKFLNIKVTNDNSSKKQAITKTIQEDYKRKIVVIDAGHGGKDAGAVGPHKRYEKHVVLAVAKYLYEHLKNRGYKAYITRKTDKFIKVRNRTVLANKLNADIFISIHANSIVKSKASKVKGVETFFLSPARSARAKRVAAKENSSDIRSMSLATKKSFLTVLNQSKITASNKLAIDVQQNMLYQLNKHYKSVEDGGVREGPFWVLVGAQMPSILIEVGYISHPMESRRLYNKRYQKTLAEGIANGVDSYFLKNP
- a CDS encoding nitronate monooxygenase, whose protein sequence is MRIGKYDIKHPIIQGGMGVGISWDRLAGSVSKEGALGVISAVGTGYYKSDEFSIKTKKNKPVDVLNFYSKEALSTIIKNARKICGDAPLACNILHAINDYGRVVKDACEAGINIIITGAGLPTNMPEFTKDFPDVALVPIVSSARALKLICKKWKRFNKIPDAIIVEGPKSGGHQGFTYEQCFQEEFQLENIVGPVIEEAKKWGDIPIIAAGGIWDKNDIDKFLALGCDGVQMATRFIGTHECDADMNMKKVLIDAKEEDIQLMKSPVGLPARAVMTNLQKTIEEKTAPKVACISNCVAPCNRGQEAKMVGYCIADRLGAAYQGDMDTGLFFTGTNGYKIDKIISVHELIEKLTKGE
- the tyrS gene encoding tyrosine--tRNA ligase: MEQKIKNALLEIQRGCAEIIDIESIEKLVRNYYEKGENFYVKAGFDPTAPDLHLGHTVLMQKMATFQKFGGIVQFLIGDFTATIGDPTGKSETRKVLSSEQVLENAETYKEQVFKILDPEKTQVKFNSEWLKELGTAGLISLASNLTVARMLERDDFSKRYSSNTPIAVSEFMYPLLQGYDSVAMGTDIEMGGTDQKFNLLMGRTLQKAYNCKKQQAVLMMPILEGLDGVQKMSKSLGNYIGVTDKANDMFGKILSISDDLMWRYFELLSTKTLQEIEDLKNGVKNETLHPKVVKEELAMEIVERYHGEGSGEIAKAEFEKVFAKKDIPTDMPEFEMAEDIWICQALVDANLVNSTSQARRDIKAGAVKIDQEKVTDEKLNLKSGEFILQKGKKNFAKIKIK